From Triticum aestivum cultivar Chinese Spring chromosome 4A, IWGSC CS RefSeq v2.1, whole genome shotgun sequence, a single genomic window includes:
- the LOC123085548 gene encoding uncharacterized protein isoform X2, translated as MAMRRSKLSAMAMAEAADDGFQFLLDPTGSGSKSLLDGEAIQTLVCTATESSIGDVGDTEETIQVDVNSTCNGVALSLANSEHSTSKDNPQAPGWTKSAEPWRL; from the exons ATGGCGATGCGGCGCTCGAAGCTTAGCGCTATGGCGATGGCGGAGGCGGCAGACGACGGATTTCAGTTCCTATTAGATCCAACCGGCAG CGGCAGTAAATCATTACTGGATGGCGAAGCAATTCAAACTTTGGTGTGCacagccactgaatccagcattggtGATGTGGGCGATACAGAAGAGACAATACAAGTAGATGTCAACAGCACTTGCAATGGAGTGGCCCTGTCCCTGGCAAACTCAGAACATTCAACAAGCAAAGATAACCCGCAAGCACCTGGCTGGACAAAGAG TGCAGAGCCGTGGAGGTTGTAG
- the LOC123085548 gene encoding uncharacterized protein isoform X1, translated as MAMRRSKLSAMAMAEAADDGFQFLLDPTGSGSKSLLDGEAIQTLVCTATESSIGDVGDTEETIQVDVNSTCNGVALSLANSEHSTSKDNPQAPGWTKRAVEVVAIDKVMPNTRHRWCKWHGLKKAKESHGSNCTKRSKFRTDFHKIIHHVLTADVFETGWN; from the exons ATGGCGATGCGGCGCTCGAAGCTTAGCGCTATGGCGATGGCGGAGGCGGCAGACGACGGATTTCAGTTCCTATTAGATCCAACCGGCAG CGGCAGTAAATCATTACTGGATGGCGAAGCAATTCAAACTTTGGTGTGCacagccactgaatccagcattggtGATGTGGGCGATACAGAAGAGACAATACAAGTAGATGTCAACAGCACTTGCAATGGAGTGGCCCTGTCCCTGGCAAACTCAGAACATTCAACAAGCAAAGATAACCCGCAAGCACCTGGCTGGACAAAGAG AGCCGTGGAGGTTGTAGCAATAGATAAGGTGATGCCAAATACCAGACATCGCTGGTGCAAGTGGCATGGCCTGAAGAAGGCAAAAGAATCTCATGGCTCAAATTGCACAAAGAGAAGCAAGTTTAGAACGGACTTCCACAAGATAATACACCACGTGCTGACAGCTGATGTGTTTGAGACTGGATGGAATTGA